A single region of the Ziziphus jujuba cultivar Dongzao chromosome 10, ASM3175591v1 genome encodes:
- the LOC107411614 gene encoding uncharacterized protein LOC107411614 isoform X2, with protein MLRSVLRGKSATGLKSAQPWSLSWKMNYAAKNTSTKSNVKKAKKTKSKGDADASSDAAAAAERDVDAALFDDNARARRLAADENNPELDAGPNGRPLFTSTPSLSQLTRKDTCSYYKFKMEELNEVLPEGLPMGMVKEFEESMRSALLIRQSFLDLRDNYRRIVDPPLWLPSSKGVKIKKQMVLDGHVSCGKSIVLAMLVHWARDEGWLVFYVPRGWEWTHGGFFYKNPQTDLWDTPVQAENVLKDFLKFNESHLKKLPCQILDPIPLGEGAGVGWMKDGIDSMTMPEGSSLYDLVDTGIKHTHAAVGVVVRLRKELSLVKDIPVLIAIDQYNNWFTFSEYEEAVTVRSTRPIHARELAMLWSLSTNGI; from the exons atgctTCGGTCCGTTCTGAGAGGCAAATCGGCGACTGGCCTGAAATCGGCTCAGCCATGGAGTCTCTCGTGGAAGATGAATTACGCGGCGAAGAACACAAGCACCAAGTCCAACGTCAAAAAGGCCAAGAAGACTAAATCCAAAGGAGATGCTGACGCGTCGAGCGAcgccgccgccgccgccgaGAGAGATGTTGATGCGGCTCTCTTCGATGATAACGCAAGGGCTCGCCGGCTCGCTGCAGATGAGAATAATCCGGAGTTGGATGCGGGTCCCAATGGCCGACCTCTATTCACCTCCACTCCTTCACTCTCTCAGCTCACTCGCAAGGATACCTGCAGCTATTACAAGTTCAA AATGGAGGAATTGAATGAGGTATTGCCGGAGGGTTTGCCGATGGGAATGGTGAAGGAGTTCGAGGAGTCAATGCGAAGCGCTTTGCTGATTCGGCAGAGTTTTCTTGATCTTCGTGATAATTACCGTAGAATTGTGGATCCACCATTGTGGTTGCCCAGTAGTAAAG gtgtaaaaataaaaaagcagatGGTCTTGGATGGCCATGTTAGCTGTGGGAAGAGTATCGTGCTTGCCATGCTTGTTCACTGGGCTCGTGATGAAGGTTGGTTGGTTTTTTATGTCCCCAGAGGCTGGGAGTGGACTCATGGAggatttttctataaaaatccACAAACGGATCTTTGGGACACACCAGTTCAGGCTGAAAATGTTCTCAAG gattttctaaaatttaatgagagccatttaaaaaaattgccgTGCCAAATACTAGATCCTATTCCACTGGGAGAGGGTGCTGGTGTTGGATGGATGAAAGAtggaattgattccatgacaATGCCTGAAGGTTCAAGTCTATATGACCTGGTCGATACAGGAATTAAACACACTCATGCAGCTGTAGGAGTGGTAGTTCGTTTGCGGAAAGAATTATCACTTGTGAAAGATATCCCTGTGCTTATTGCAATTGATCAG TATAATAACTGGTTTACATTCAGTGAGTACGAGGAAGCTGTAACTGTTCGTTCTACTCGTCCAATACATGCAAGGGAACTTGCTATG TTGTGGAGTCTTTCTACGAATGGAATATAG
- the LOC107411614 gene encoding uncharacterized protein LOC107411614 isoform X1, whose product MLRSVLRGKSATGLKSAQPWSLSWKMNYAAKNTSTKSNVKKAKKTKSKGDADASSDAAAAAERDVDAALFDDNARARRLAADENNPELDAGPNGRPLFTSTPSLSQLTRKDTCSYYKFKMEELNEVLPEGLPMGMVKEFEESMRSALLIRQSFLDLRDNYRRIVDPPLWLPSSKGVKIKKQMVLDGHVSCGKSIVLAMLVHWARDEGWLVFYVPRGWEWTHGGFFYKNPQTDLWDTPVQAENVLKDFLKFNESHLKKLPCQILDPIPLGEGAGVGWMKDGIDSMTMPEGSSLYDLVDTGIKHTHAAVGVVVRLRKELSLVKDIPVLIAIDQYNNWFTFSEYEEAVTVRSTRPIHARELAMVKAFRSMMHDDMMVGAFSHSTAVGKLRQELPDVPVDARVNLPRYTLDEAETVFYYYLRQRLLRREAFSEESWKKIYYLSNGNGAEMRWLAPLMR is encoded by the exons atgctTCGGTCCGTTCTGAGAGGCAAATCGGCGACTGGCCTGAAATCGGCTCAGCCATGGAGTCTCTCGTGGAAGATGAATTACGCGGCGAAGAACACAAGCACCAAGTCCAACGTCAAAAAGGCCAAGAAGACTAAATCCAAAGGAGATGCTGACGCGTCGAGCGAcgccgccgccgccgccgaGAGAGATGTTGATGCGGCTCTCTTCGATGATAACGCAAGGGCTCGCCGGCTCGCTGCAGATGAGAATAATCCGGAGTTGGATGCGGGTCCCAATGGCCGACCTCTATTCACCTCCACTCCTTCACTCTCTCAGCTCACTCGCAAGGATACCTGCAGCTATTACAAGTTCAA AATGGAGGAATTGAATGAGGTATTGCCGGAGGGTTTGCCGATGGGAATGGTGAAGGAGTTCGAGGAGTCAATGCGAAGCGCTTTGCTGATTCGGCAGAGTTTTCTTGATCTTCGTGATAATTACCGTAGAATTGTGGATCCACCATTGTGGTTGCCCAGTAGTAAAG gtgtaaaaataaaaaagcagatGGTCTTGGATGGCCATGTTAGCTGTGGGAAGAGTATCGTGCTTGCCATGCTTGTTCACTGGGCTCGTGATGAAGGTTGGTTGGTTTTTTATGTCCCCAGAGGCTGGGAGTGGACTCATGGAggatttttctataaaaatccACAAACGGATCTTTGGGACACACCAGTTCAGGCTGAAAATGTTCTCAAG gattttctaaaatttaatgagagccatttaaaaaaattgccgTGCCAAATACTAGATCCTATTCCACTGGGAGAGGGTGCTGGTGTTGGATGGATGAAAGAtggaattgattccatgacaATGCCTGAAGGTTCAAGTCTATATGACCTGGTCGATACAGGAATTAAACACACTCATGCAGCTGTAGGAGTGGTAGTTCGTTTGCGGAAAGAATTATCACTTGTGAAAGATATCCCTGTGCTTATTGCAATTGATCAG TATAATAACTGGTTTACATTCAGTGAGTACGAGGAAGCTGTAACTGTTCGTTCTACTCGTCCAATACATGCAAGGGAACTTGCTATG GTGAAAGCTTTTAGATCTATGATGCATGATGACATGATGGTGGGTGCTTTCTCTCATTCAACTGCAGTTGGAAAGCTACGTCAAGAGTTGCCTGATGTTCCTGTAGATGCTCGTGTTAATCTTCCTCGCTACACTTTAGATGAAGCAGAAACAGTTTTCTATTACTACCTTAG ACAAAGACTATTACGTCGAGAAGCATTCTCAGAGGAGAGCTGGAAGAAGATCTATTACTTGTCTAATGGAAATGGAGCTGAGATGAGATGGTTAGCTCCTTTGATGCGGTAA
- the LOC112490643 gene encoding uncharacterized protein LOC112490643, whose translation MELTLLRNGNRGPISLLVRSGCTRSSSILAPIYAANAMFDGREKWKEKLRKLANLKAKILEEEEDCNTKVLTVLYEALSSKHGRFNEVHRFLSSYIEWWFHGPPSHSHRHLKRLLTGSPSDDLSFAFVPLSVVAFGSTVLVEGYDQGSSVSWVHAWTLNEGIITQVREYYNTSVTVTRFEDSNGVGAASSPEIRSRSGGGKCESVWQSKLSDESVPGLVLAL comes from the exons ATGGAGCTTACTCTGCTGAGAAATGGTAATCGTGGGCCAATTTCACTCTTGGTTAGGTCTGGTTGTACAA GGTCTAGCAGCATTCTTGCTCCAATATATGCTGCTAATGCTATGTTTGATGGGAGGGAAAAATGGAAGGAAA AGCTTAGGAAACTGGCAAACCTCAAAGCAAAAATtctggaggaagaagaagactgCAACACAAAGGTGTTGACGGTCCTCTATGAAGCCTTGAGCTCGAAACACGGTCGTTTTAATGAGGTGCACCGTTTTTTGTCATCCTACATCGAGTGGTGGTTCCACGGCCCGCCGTCCCACTCCCACCGGCATTTGAAACGCTTGCTCACCGGTTCACCATCCGACGACTTGTCCTTTGCTTTCGTTCCTCTATCCGTCGTGGCATTCGGATCAACGGTCCTCGTCGAAGGTTACGATCAAGGGAGCTCCGTTTCATGGGTTCATGCTTGGACCCTCAATGAGGGGATAATTACTCAGGTGAGGGAATACTACAACACTTCCGTTACCGTCACGCGCTTCGAGGACTCCAACGGTGTTGGAGCGGCGAGCTCACCGGAAATTAGGTCACGGTCAGGTGGTGGGAAGTGTGAGAGTGTTTGGCAGAGCAAGCTAAGCGATGAGTCCGTGCCTGGTCTAGTCTTGGCATTATAG